A genome region from Nitrospirota bacterium includes the following:
- the fliP gene encoding flagellar biosynthesis protein FliP, whose translation MQILGLLTVLSLAPAMLIMVTSFTRIVIVLSFLRQALGTQQVPPNQVLISLALFLTFFVMTPVWQSVYGDALQPLFAEQITQEEALKRGLAPIRAFMLKQVRDKDLALFIDLAKLPKPKSVEDVPTHVIIPSFILSELRIAFQIGFLVYIPFLIVDMVVASVLMSMGMMLLPPVMISLPFKLILFVLADGWYLVVGSMVKSFH comes from the coding sequence ATGCAGATCCTGGGTTTGCTGACGGTCCTCTCCCTGGCCCCGGCCATGCTCATCATGGTGACCTCCTTCACGCGCATCGTGATCGTGCTGTCGTTTCTGCGCCAGGCGTTGGGCACTCAGCAGGTGCCGCCCAATCAGGTCCTGATCAGCCTGGCCCTGTTCCTGACGTTCTTCGTGATGACGCCGGTCTGGCAATCCGTCTATGGGGACGCGCTGCAGCCCCTGTTCGCCGAGCAGATCACGCAAGAGGAGGCCTTGAAGCGGGGACTGGCGCCGATCCGCGCCTTCATGCTCAAGCAGGTCCGGGACAAAGACCTGGCCCTGTTCATCGACTTGGCCAAGCTGCCGAAACCCAAGTCGGTCGAGGATGTGCCGACGCACGTGATCATCCCGTCATTCATCCTGAGCGAACTACGGATCGCCTTCCAGATCGGCTTTCTGGTCTACATTCCGTTTCTGATCGTGGACATGGTGGTCGCGAGCGTCCTGATGTCGATGGGCATGATGCTGCTGCCGCCCGTCATGATCTCGCTCCCGTTCAAACTGATTCTCTTCGTGCTGGCGGACGGATGGTATTTGGTCGTCGGCTCGATGGTGAAGAGTTTCCATTGA
- the fliN gene encoding flagellar motor switch protein FliN — protein sequence MGNQEVVQQGSAPALSSAEPRGGTATANGIDFILDIPMQVSVQLGSTRMLVRELLQLGQGSVIELDKLAGEPMEVLVNNKLVARGEVVVVNEKFGIRLTDVVSATERIQQLA from the coding sequence ATGGGAAATCAGGAGGTCGTTCAACAGGGATCCGCGCCGGCCCTGTCCTCGGCGGAGCCGAGAGGCGGCACGGCCACGGCCAACGGCATCGATTTCATTCTCGACATTCCGATGCAGGTTTCGGTGCAGCTCGGCAGCACGAGGATGCTGGTCCGCGAGTTGCTGCAGCTGGGTCAGGGGTCGGTCATCGAGCTGGACAAGCTGGCGGGGGAGCCGATGGAAGTGCTCGTCAACAACAAGCTGGTCGCACGGGGAGAAGTGGTGGTGGTGAACGAGAAATTCGGGATCCGGTTGACCGATGTCGTGAGTGCGACCGAGCGGATTCAGCAACTGGCGTGA
- the fliM gene encoding flagellar motor switch protein FliM: MEKILSQDEVDALLNGVVSGDVDTTPKEEAPPTGTQSYDLLNQERIIRGRMPTLDMINDRFIRLAALSWANALRKVIDFTIESTQIVKFGEVVKKFPMPSSLNIFHVDGLRGHGLLVMDAMLVYLLVDHFFGGNEQTHVKPEGRDFTLIQQRIIKTIVGLAFGDLQKAWGPVHPFKIQHVRSESNPQFAMVVAASEIVVVIKLQVQIEESMRALFLVYPYSMLEPIKEKLCSGFISEHLANESPWMNRFTEQLKECEVQATVQLGTARIRVRDVLNFSPGDVLMLEQSPGDPIRCFVEGLPKLEGGAVVMKGNQAFRVSRVLS; encoded by the coding sequence ATGGAAAAAATTCTCAGCCAAGACGAAGTCGATGCGCTGCTCAACGGGGTGGTTTCCGGGGACGTCGATACGACGCCCAAGGAGGAGGCGCCGCCCACGGGGACCCAGAGCTACGACTTGCTGAACCAGGAACGGATCATCCGGGGCCGGATGCCCACCCTGGACATGATCAACGACCGGTTCATCCGGCTGGCGGCGCTCTCCTGGGCGAATGCGTTGCGCAAGGTGATCGACTTCACCATCGAATCCACGCAGATCGTCAAGTTCGGGGAGGTCGTCAAAAAGTTTCCGATGCCGTCCTCGCTGAACATCTTCCACGTGGACGGGCTCCGGGGCCATGGGCTGCTGGTGATGGATGCCATGCTCGTCTATTTGCTCGTGGACCATTTTTTCGGCGGCAACGAGCAGACGCACGTCAAGCCGGAAGGACGGGACTTCACCCTCATCCAGCAACGCATCATCAAGACGATCGTCGGCCTGGCCTTCGGGGATCTCCAGAAGGCCTGGGGGCCGGTCCATCCGTTCAAGATTCAGCACGTCCGGTCGGAGAGCAACCCGCAGTTTGCGATGGTGGTCGCGGCGTCGGAAATCGTCGTCGTGATCAAGTTGCAAGTGCAGATCGAAGAGAGCATGCGCGCCCTGTTCCTGGTCTATCCCTACTCGATGCTCGAACCGATCAAGGAAAAGCTCTGCTCCGGGTTCATCTCCGAGCACCTCGCGAATGAATCGCCCTGGATGAATCGGTTCACGGAGCAGTTGAAGGAGTGCGAAGTGCAGGCGACGGTCCAGCTTGGGACGGCCCGCATACGGGTGCGGGACGTGCTGAACTTCAGTCCGGGCGACGTGCTGATGTTGGAACAGAGCCCGGGCGATCCGATCCGGTGTTTCGTCGAAGGCCTGCCCAAGCTGGAAGGCGGGGCGGTGGTGATGAAGGGCAACCAGGCGTTCCGTGTCAGCCGGGTCCTGTCGTAG
- a CDS encoding flagellar basal body-associated FliL family protein, with amino-acid sequence MAMADASAANAPADKDAKPAAPSKGTSMKMLIMIGLGALLLGLGGAFAVLKLSGQGQAPAAAEAHGSASSAGHGSEAGHGGDAAKAGGEKGAPAAIFDLDPFIVNLADAEVRYLKLTVKLDLDRPESKDEIAARLPQVRDAILILLTSKDVASLRTTQGKFQLRDEIINRVNSALPKSGVKTAYFTEFVVQ; translated from the coding sequence ATGGCTATGGCAGACGCATCAGCAGCAAATGCACCGGCAGACAAAGACGCAAAGCCTGCTGCCCCGAGCAAGGGCACGTCTATGAAGATGTTGATCATGATCGGCTTGGGCGCGCTGTTGCTCGGACTCGGGGGAGCCTTTGCCGTGCTCAAGCTCAGCGGACAGGGGCAGGCTCCGGCGGCGGCGGAGGCGCATGGAAGCGCATCGTCAGCCGGGCACGGAAGTGAAGCCGGACATGGAGGCGATGCCGCCAAGGCGGGGGGGGAGAAAGGCGCTCCGGCGGCGATCTTCGACTTGGATCCGTTCATTGTGAACCTGGCCGATGCGGAGGTCCGCTATCTGAAGCTGACCGTGAAACTGGACCTGGACCGGCCGGAGAGCAAGGATGAGATCGCCGCACGCCTGCCGCAGGTGCGGGACGCCATCCTGATCCTGTTGACGAGCAAGGACGTCGCCAGCCTCCGCACTACCCAAGGCAAATTTCAGCTCCGCGACGAGATCATCAACCGTGTGAACAGCGCTCTGCCGAAGAGCGGCGTGAAGACCGCCTATTTCACCGAGTTCGTCGTCCAGTAA